Proteins co-encoded in one Streptomyces sp. NBC_01283 genomic window:
- the coaD gene encoding pantetheine-phosphate adenylyltransferase, which yields MRRAVCPGSFDPITNGHLDIIARASKLYDVVHVAVMINQSKKGLFEIDERIELIREVTADFGNVEVEAFHGLLVDFCKQRDIPAIVKGLRAVSDFDYELQMAQMNNGLSGVETLFVPTNPTYSFLSSSLVKEVAAWGGDVAHLLPPVVHEALVERIGKK from the coding sequence TTGCGCCGCGCCGTCTGTCCGGGGTCATTCGACCCCATCACCAATGGACACCTCGACATCATCGCCCGCGCCTCCAAGCTGTACGACGTGGTGCACGTCGCGGTGATGATCAATCAGTCGAAGAAGGGCCTGTTCGAGATCGACGAGCGGATCGAGCTGATCCGTGAGGTCACCGCCGACTTCGGGAACGTCGAGGTCGAGGCCTTCCACGGCCTTCTCGTCGACTTCTGCAAGCAGCGCGACATCCCGGCCATCGTCAAGGGTCTTCGCGCGGTCAGCGATTTCGACTACGAACTGCAGATGGCCCAGATGAACAACGGCCTCTCGGGCGTCGAGACCCTCTTCGTGCCCACGAACCCCACCTACAGTTTCCTGTCCTCCTCGCTGGTCAAGGAGGTCGCCGCCTGGGGCGGCGACGTGGCCCACCTGCTGCCGCCGGTGGTCCACGAGGCGCTGGTGGAGCGCATCGGCAAGAAGTGA
- a CDS encoding acylphosphatase codes for MNEEVRVTAWVRGQVQGVGFRWFTRAKALEIGGLSGFALNLEDGRVQVVAEGPRAGAQGLLDWLRTGDTPGRVDGVTEIWDTPRGIYDTFAIR; via the coding sequence ATGAACGAAGAAGTCAGAGTCACGGCCTGGGTGCGTGGCCAGGTGCAAGGCGTGGGATTCCGCTGGTTCACGCGGGCCAAGGCTCTGGAGATCGGGGGCCTGAGTGGTTTTGCTCTCAATCTGGAGGACGGCCGCGTGCAGGTCGTCGCCGAGGGTCCTCGCGCGGGCGCGCAGGGGCTGCTCGACTGGCTCCGCACGGGCGACACACCCGGCCGCGTCGACGGCGTCACTGAGATCTGGGACACTCCGCGCGGCATCTACGACACATTCGCGATTCGCTGA
- a CDS encoding DUF177 domain-containing protein: protein MSAHLDHRNPLVFDTHELGRRPGALQRLTRDVEAPGSPGAFGIDGVIGVPEGAPVELKIRLESVMDGVLVTGTARASAEGECVRCLEPLKLDVDADFQEMFSYPDADDRGRTAEPADDAEDDEDRLYLEDGLFDLEPVLRDAVVLALPMQPVCRDDCPGLCSQCGARLADDPDHHHDAVDIRWAALQGLAGTIQDGEKDDVSGAEAGVDEKQEK from the coding sequence CTGAGTGCTCACCTTGACCACCGCAACCCTCTCGTGTTCGACACACACGAGCTGGGTCGGCGTCCCGGTGCGCTGCAGCGGCTGACCCGTGACGTCGAGGCCCCCGGTTCTCCGGGTGCCTTCGGCATCGACGGGGTCATCGGAGTGCCGGAAGGCGCCCCGGTCGAGCTGAAGATCCGCCTTGAGTCGGTCATGGACGGGGTGCTTGTCACAGGTACCGCCCGTGCGTCGGCCGAGGGGGAGTGCGTAAGGTGTCTGGAGCCGCTGAAGCTTGACGTGGACGCGGACTTCCAGGAGATGTTCTCGTACCCTGACGCCGACGACCGGGGCCGCACCGCGGAACCGGCCGACGACGCCGAGGACGACGAGGACAGGCTCTATCTCGAGGACGGCTTGTTCGACCTCGAGCCCGTGCTGCGTGACGCGGTAGTGCTCGCACTGCCGATGCAGCCGGTGTGCCGGGACGACTGTCCGGGCCTGTGTTCCCAGTGCGGGGCACGGCTCGCGGACGACCCGGACCACCACCATGATGCCGTCGACATTCGTTGGGCGGCACTGCAGGGACTCGCCGGGACCATCCAGGACGGCGAGAAGGACGACGTGAGCGGCGCCGAAGCCGGCGTCGACGAGAAGCAGGAGAAGTAG
- a CDS encoding winged helix-turn-helix transcriptional regulator, whose product MDSTAQDQAQAEVAFDVFSRQCVSRGTLEHVTGRWGALTLGALHDGSFRFNELRRRVDGVSEKMLSQTLHALERDGLVHRDAQPTNPPRVDYRLTPLGREIADRLMNLIHFVEGRMDGVLEARERYDKRVAGGR is encoded by the coding sequence ATGGATTCCACCGCTCAGGACCAGGCCCAGGCCGAGGTCGCGTTCGACGTGTTCTCCAGGCAGTGCGTTTCCCGCGGCACCCTGGAGCATGTCACCGGACGCTGGGGCGCACTCACCCTGGGCGCGCTGCACGACGGCTCGTTCCGTTTCAACGAACTGCGCCGCCGGGTCGACGGCGTGAGCGAGAAGATGCTGTCCCAGACGCTGCACGCGCTGGAGCGCGACGGCCTGGTCCACCGCGATGCGCAGCCCACCAACCCGCCGCGCGTGGACTACCGGCTCACCCCGCTGGGACGGGAGATCGCCGACCGCCTGATGAACCTCATCCACTTCGTGGAGGGCCGGATGGACGGCGTACTCGAAGCACGCGAACGCTACGACAAGAGGGTGGCCGGCGGCCGCTGA
- the recG gene encoding ATP-dependent DNA helicase RecG, producing MDLVPALEEPLKKVVGPATAKVMAEHLDLHTVGDLLHHYPRKYAERGELTRLADLPLDEHVTVVAQVATARILTFNGGRGQRLEVTITDGSGQLQLVFFGRGIHKPHKDLLPGTRAMFAGKASVFNRKMQLAHPAYELLKGDPDTPGSAEEAVDSWAGALIPIYPATAKLESWKIAKSVDAVLPSAQEAVDPLPPSLRDGRALIPLPEALLKIHRPHTKADIASARDRLKWDEAFVLQVALARRRYADAQLPAIARRPREGGLLDAFDAKLPFTLTEGQEKVSKEIFDDLATEHPMHRLLQGEVGSGKTMVALRAMLAVVDAGGQAAMLAPTEVLAQQHHRSITEMMGELAEGGMLGGSDQGTKVTLLTGSMGMAARRQALLDLVTGEAGIVIGTHALIEDKVQFHDLGLVVVDEQHRFGVEQRDALRGKGKQPPHLLVMTATPIPRTVAMTVFGDLETSVLDQLPAGRSPIASHVVPAEDKPHFLARAWERVREEVENGHQAYVVCPRIGDEEEDPKKAKKKAEEEATAEKRPPLAVIEVAEQLAKGPLQGLKVEVLHGRMQPDDKDAVMRRFAAGETQVLVATTVIEVGVNVPNATAMVIMDADRFGVSQLHQLRGRVGRGSAPGLCLLVTDMPEASPARARLGAVAATLDGFELSRIDLEQRREGDVLGQAQSGVRSSLRMLAVIEDEEIIAEAREEAVAVVSKDPDLEHLPELRTALDALLDDERERYLDKG from the coding sequence ATGGATCTCGTGCCCGCGCTCGAAGAACCCCTGAAGAAAGTGGTCGGTCCCGCCACCGCGAAGGTGATGGCCGAGCACCTCGACCTGCACACCGTCGGCGATCTGCTGCACCACTATCCGCGGAAGTACGCGGAGCGGGGCGAGCTCACACGCCTCGCCGACCTGCCGCTGGACGAGCACGTCACGGTGGTCGCCCAGGTCGCGACGGCGCGCATCCTGACGTTCAACGGCGGCAGGGGCCAGCGCCTCGAAGTGACCATCACCGACGGCAGCGGCCAGCTTCAGCTGGTCTTCTTCGGCCGCGGCATCCACAAGCCGCACAAGGACCTGCTGCCCGGCACGCGCGCGATGTTCGCGGGCAAGGCATCGGTCTTCAACCGCAAGATGCAGCTCGCGCACCCGGCGTACGAACTCCTCAAGGGCGACCCCGACACCCCCGGCAGCGCCGAGGAGGCCGTGGACTCCTGGGCGGGCGCCCTCATCCCGATCTACCCCGCCACCGCCAAGCTGGAGTCCTGGAAGATCGCCAAGTCCGTCGACGCGGTCCTGCCCAGCGCCCAGGAGGCCGTCGACCCGCTGCCGCCGAGCCTGCGTGACGGGCGGGCACTGATCCCGCTCCCCGAAGCGCTCCTGAAGATCCACCGCCCGCACACGAAGGCGGACATCGCATCGGCCCGCGACCGCCTGAAGTGGGACGAGGCCTTCGTCCTCCAGGTGGCCCTGGCCAGACGCCGGTACGCGGACGCGCAACTCCCCGCGATCGCCCGCCGCCCGCGCGAGGGCGGCCTGCTCGACGCCTTCGACGCCAAGCTGCCCTTTACCCTCACCGAGGGCCAGGAGAAGGTCTCCAAGGAAATCTTCGACGACCTCGCCACCGAGCACCCGATGCACCGCCTCCTCCAGGGAGAAGTCGGATCGGGCAAGACGATGGTCGCCCTGCGTGCCATGCTCGCCGTCGTCGACGCGGGCGGGCAGGCCGCGATGCTCGCGCCCACCGAGGTCCTCGCCCAGCAGCACCACCGCTCCATCACCGAGATGATGGGCGAGCTGGCCGAGGGGGGCATGCTCGGCGGTTCGGACCAGGGCACCAAGGTCACGCTGCTCACCGGCTCCATGGGGATGGCGGCGCGGCGTCAGGCCCTGCTGGACCTGGTCACCGGGGAGGCCGGGATCGTCATCGGCACGCATGCGCTGATCGAGGACAAGGTGCAGTTCCACGACCTGGGCCTGGTCGTCGTCGACGAACAGCACCGCTTCGGGGTCGAGCAGCGCGACGCCCTGCGCGGCAAGGGCAAGCAGCCTCCGCACCTGCTCGTCATGACGGCCACGCCCATTCCGCGCACGGTCGCGATGACCGTCTTCGGCGACCTGGAGACCTCGGTCCTCGACCAGCTCCCCGCGGGGCGTTCGCCGATCGCCAGCCATGTCGTCCCGGCCGAGGACAAGCCCCACTTCCTGGCGCGCGCGTGGGAGCGCGTGCGCGAGGAGGTCGAGAACGGCCATCAGGCGTATGTGGTGTGCCCGCGCATCGGCGATGAGGAGGAGGACCCGAAGAAGGCCAAGAAGAAGGCCGAGGAGGAGGCGACCGCCGAGAAGCGGCCCCCGCTGGCCGTCATCGAGGTCGCCGAGCAGCTGGCCAAGGGCCCCCTCCAAGGCCTCAAGGTCGAGGTCCTGCACGGCCGCATGCAGCCGGACGACAAGGACGCGGTGATGCGCCGCTTCGCCGCGGGCGAGACCCAGGTCCTGGTGGCGACGACGGTCATCGAGGTCGGCGTGAACGTCCCGAACGCCACCGCCATGGTGATCATGGACGCCGACCGCTTCGGCGTATCGCAGCTGCACCAGCTGCGCGGCCGCGTCGGCCGTGGCTCGGCCCCCGGCCTCTGCCTCCTGGTCACCGACATGCCCGAGGCGAGCCCCGCCCGCGCGCGCCTGGGAGCCGTGGCCGCGACGCTGGACGGCTTCGAGCTCTCCCGGATCGACCTGGAGCAGCGCCGCGAGGGCGACGTGCTGGGCCAGGCGCAGTCCGGTGTCCGCTCCAGCCTGCGCATGCTCGCGGTCATCGAGGACGAGGAGATCATCGCCGAGGCCCGCGAGGAGGCCGTCGCCGTGGTCTCCAAGGACCCGGATCTGGAGCACCTGCCCGAGCTGCGCACCGCCCTGGACGCCCTCCTGGACGACGAGCGCGAGCGCTACCTCGACAAGGGGTGA
- the mutM gene encoding bifunctional DNA-formamidopyrimidine glycosylase/DNA-(apurinic or apyrimidinic site) lyase, with translation MPELPEVEVVRRGLERWVAHRTVADVEVLHPRAVRRHLAGGDDFGLRLKGHRVGTAMRRGKYLWLPVEDGDTSILAHLGMSGQLLVQPQEAPDEKHLRIRVRFADELGTELRFVDQRTFGGLSLHENTPDGLPDVIAHIARDPLDELFDDAAFHAALRRRRTTIKRALLDQSLISGVGNIYADEALWRSKLHYERPTATFTRPRTAQLLGHVRDVMNAALAVGGTSFDSLYVNVNGESGYFERSLDAYGREDEPCRRCGTAMRRRPWMNRSSYFCPRCQRPPATLLS, from the coding sequence ATGCCCGAGCTGCCCGAGGTCGAAGTCGTCCGGCGCGGTCTTGAGCGGTGGGTGGCTCATCGCACCGTCGCCGACGTCGAGGTGCTGCATCCGCGTGCCGTGCGGCGGCATCTCGCGGGCGGCGACGATTTCGGGCTCCGCCTCAAGGGCCACCGGGTCGGTACGGCGATGCGCCGAGGGAAGTACCTCTGGCTGCCCGTCGAGGACGGCGACACCTCGATCCTCGCCCATCTGGGCATGAGCGGGCAGTTGCTCGTCCAGCCGCAGGAGGCGCCCGACGAGAAGCACCTGAGGATCCGGGTGCGGTTCGCCGACGAGCTCGGCACCGAGCTGCGCTTCGTCGACCAGCGGACCTTCGGCGGCCTCTCGCTGCACGAGAACACCCCGGACGGACTGCCGGACGTCATCGCGCACATCGCACGTGACCCGCTGGACGAGCTGTTCGACGACGCGGCCTTCCATGCCGCGCTGCGCCGCCGTCGTACGACGATCAAACGGGCCCTGCTCGACCAGTCGTTGATCAGCGGCGTCGGCAACATCTATGCGGACGAGGCCCTTTGGCGGTCGAAGCTGCACTACGAGCGCCCCACCGCCACCTTCACGCGCCCGCGCACGGCCCAACTCCTGGGCCACGTACGGGATGTGATGAATGCGGCCCTCGCCGTCGGCGGCACGAGCTTCGACAGCCTGTACGTGAACGTGAACGGCGAGTCCGGGTACTTCGAGCGGTCCCTCGACGCCTACGGGCGTGAGGACGAGCCGTGCCGTCGCTGCGGTACCGCGATGCGCCGGCGCCCCTGGATGAACCGCTCCAGCTACTTCTGCCCGCGCTGTCAGCGGCCGCCGGCCACCCTCTTGTCGTAG
- the rpmF gene encoding 50S ribosomal protein L32, producing MAVPKRKMSRSNTRHRRSQWKAAVPTLVACERCHEPKLQHIACPSCGTYNKRQVLEV from the coding sequence GTGGCTGTTCCGAAGCGGAAGATGTCGCGCAGCAACACGCGCCACCGCCGGTCGCAGTGGAAGGCTGCGGTCCCCACCCTGGTTGCGTGCGAGCGCTGCCACGAGCCGAAGCTGCAGCACATCGCGTGCCCCAGCTGCGGCACGTACAACAAGCGCCAGGTCCTCGAGGTCTGA
- a CDS encoding CAP domain-containing protein, giving the protein MGRHRRSGAGAAATGRATGASDTYAGGHAGVPEPRPAALSHRRKGRAAPVRTGLLGVSAAVAMGAVAVASGLVPGADNYSLGGGGDSNKVRAASSPSEVSPQGGDTGTADRETAPPSRGSDRPDAPAPSSPSQPAEKPSAEPSKKPSSKAPAPETGEKKKTTPPRPSRTPSEKPKAPPAAGSKSPSAESMAEATVLTLVNQERAKVGCSPVSGDAALASLAGDFSSDMAERDFFDHTDPDGATPWDRAEKAGISDLGGENIARGQANAQSVMDAWMNSPGHRANILNCDYKTLGVGAHFAPGGPWWTQDFGF; this is encoded by the coding sequence ATGGGACGCCACCGACGCTCCGGCGCAGGGGCAGCCGCCACCGGCCGCGCCACTGGGGCCTCCGACACATACGCGGGCGGGCACGCCGGCGTCCCGGAGCCCCGCCCCGCCGCCCTGTCGCACCGCCGCAAGGGCCGTGCCGCACCGGTGCGCACCGGCCTGCTCGGGGTCTCGGCAGCCGTGGCGATGGGTGCCGTGGCGGTCGCCTCCGGCCTGGTTCCCGGCGCCGACAACTACTCCCTGGGCGGCGGTGGCGACTCGAACAAGGTGCGCGCCGCCAGCTCCCCCAGCGAGGTGTCCCCCCAGGGCGGCGACACCGGCACCGCCGACCGCGAGACGGCACCGCCGAGCCGCGGCTCGGACCGCCCCGACGCCCCGGCCCCCTCCTCGCCCTCGCAGCCCGCCGAGAAGCCCTCGGCCGAGCCGTCGAAGAAGCCGTCGTCCAAGGCGCCCGCGCCCGAGACCGGCGAGAAGAAGAAGACGACGCCCCCGAGACCCTCGCGCACCCCGTCCGAGAAACCCAAGGCCCCGCCGGCGGCCGGCTCGAAGTCGCCGTCCGCCGAGAGCATGGCCGAGGCCACGGTGCTCACCCTGGTCAACCAGGAGCGGGCCAAGGTGGGCTGCTCCCCCGTGAGCGGCGACGCCGCGCTGGCCTCGCTGGCCGGGGACTTCAGCTCGGACATGGCCGAGCGCGACTTCTTCGACCACACCGACCCGGACGGCGCGACCCCGTGGGACCGCGCGGAGAAGGCCGGGATCTCGGATCTGGGCGGCGAGAACATCGCCCGGGGCCAGGCGAACGCGCAGTCCGTGATGGACGCCTGGATGAACAGCCCCGGCCACCGCGCCAACATCCTGAACTGCGACTACAAGACCCTGGGCGTCGGCGCGCACTTCGCGCCGGGCGGCCCGTGGTGGACGCAGGACTTCGGCTTCTAG
- the rnc gene encoding ribonuclease III: MRGTVSSHKMAEDANAEKAANAKKQAENTASSHTLLEGRLGYKLESALLVRALTHRSYAYENGGLPTNERLEFLGDSVLGLVVTDTLYRTHPDLPEGQLAKLRAAVVNSRALAEVSRGLELGSFIRLGRGEEGTGGRDKASILADTLEAVIGAVYLDQGLDAAGELVHRLFDPLIEKSSNLGAGLDWKTSLQELTATESLGVPEYLVTESGPDHEKTFTAAARVGGVSYGTGTGRSKKEAEQQAAESAWREISAAAAERIKAAELAAAAPATATAQVDGGAEAPSA; the protein is encoded by the coding sequence GTGAGAGGCACCGTGTCTAGCCACAAGATGGCGGAAGACGCCAACGCTGAAAAGGCTGCAAACGCCAAGAAGCAGGCGGAAAACACGGCCTCGTCCCACACGCTTTTGGAAGGGCGGCTCGGGTACAAACTCGAGTCCGCCCTTCTGGTGCGTGCACTGACCCACCGTTCGTACGCGTACGAGAACGGCGGTCTGCCGACGAATGAGCGGCTCGAGTTCCTCGGGGACTCGGTGCTCGGTCTGGTCGTCACGGACACGCTCTATCGCACCCACCCCGACCTGCCCGAAGGCCAGCTGGCCAAATTGCGGGCCGCGGTGGTCAATTCGCGTGCGCTGGCGGAGGTCAGTCGTGGCCTCGAACTCGGCTCCTTCATCCGGCTCGGCCGGGGCGAAGAGGGCACGGGTGGCCGGGACAAGGCATCCATCCTCGCCGACACCCTTGAAGCGGTGATCGGCGCGGTCTATCTGGACCAGGGTCTGGACGCGGCGGGCGAGCTGGTGCACCGGCTCTTCGACCCGCTGATCGAGAAGTCCTCGAACCTGGGCGCGGGCCTGGACTGGAAAACCAGCCTCCAGGAGCTCACCGCCACCGAGAGCCTCGGCGTTCCCGAGTATCTCGTCACGGAGAGCGGCCCGGACCACGAGAAGACCTTTACTGCTGCCGCCCGCGTCGGAGGCGTCTCGTACGGCACCGGCACCGGCCGCAGCAAGAAGGAAGCGGAGCAGCAGGCCGCGGAGTCCGCCTGGCGCGAGATCAGCGCTGCCGCGGCTGAGCGGATCAAGGCGGCGGAACTCGCCGCCGCTGCTCCTGCTACCGCTACCGCGCAGGTTGACGGGGGCGCCGAAGCCCCGTCGGCCTGA
- a CDS encoding cell division initiation protein, producing MDVQKKIDEIVDAVGSARSMPMSASCVVNRADLLSMLEEVRQALPGSLAQAQELIGGREQLVEQARQEADRIIETAHAERGSLISDTEVARNSQGEAERILAEARQAAEEVRVEADDYVDSKLANFEVVLTKTLGSVGRGREKLLGTGPGLDEQGYEDEDAPQRSHDPETLRRDADAYVDAKLGAFEAVLAKTLEAVGRGRQTLHGRAPADDLAGLADGLGPQAHTTDAEYLAGLTDPAAAAVAPAPVAPQPPQAAPQIPEQQPYAPPQQEPDPYAYQQQDQYAYQQQYAQQDPYGYQQDQYGYPQQGYDQTQQQGYGEPQQQQHHPAPGVLDETSLFDTGMITAEQLRQYEQGR from the coding sequence GTGGACGTGCAGAAGAAGATCGATGAGATCGTCGACGCGGTCGGCAGTGCCCGGTCCATGCCGATGTCGGCCTCGTGCGTGGTCAACCGCGCCGATCTGCTGTCGATGCTCGAAGAGGTGCGCCAGGCGCTGCCCGGCTCCCTCGCCCAGGCCCAGGAGCTCATCGGCGGCCGCGAGCAGCTGGTCGAGCAGGCCCGCCAGGAGGCGGACCGGATCATCGAGACCGCGCACGCCGAGCGGGGTTCGCTGATCTCCGACACGGAGGTCGCCCGCAACTCCCAGGGCGAGGCCGAGCGCATCCTCGCCGAGGCCCGGCAGGCCGCCGAAGAGGTCCGTGTCGAGGCCGACGACTACGTGGACAGCAAGCTGGCCAACTTCGAGGTCGTCCTCACCAAGACCCTCGGCTCCGTCGGCCGCGGCCGCGAGAAGCTCCTCGGCACCGGCCCCGGCCTCGACGAGCAGGGTTACGAGGACGAGGACGCCCCGCAGCGCAGCCACGACCCCGAGACGCTGCGCCGGGACGCGGACGCGTACGTCGACGCCAAGCTCGGCGCCTTCGAGGCGGTCCTCGCCAAGACCCTGGAGGCGGTCGGCCGCGGCCGCCAGACCCTGCACGGCCGGGCGCCCGCCGACGACCTCGCGGGTCTCGCCGACGGCCTGGGCCCCCAGGCGCACACCACGGACGCCGAGTACCTGGCTGGCCTCACCGACCCCGCCGCGGCTGCCGTGGCTCCCGCTCCCGTGGCCCCGCAGCCGCCCCAGGCGGCTCCGCAGATCCCGGAGCAGCAGCCGTACGCCCCGCCCCAGCAGGAGCCGGACCCGTACGCCTACCAGCAGCAGGACCAGTACGCCTACCAGCAGCAGTACGCCCAGCAGGACCCGTACGGCTATCAGCAGGACCAGTACGGATACCCGCAGCAGGGGTACGACCAGACCCAGCAGCAGGGGTACGGCGAGCCGCAACAGCAGCAGCATCACCCGGCCCCCGGCGTGCTCGACGAGACCAGTCTTTTCGACACCGGCATGATCACGGCGGAGCAGCTGCGCCAGTACGAACAGGGCCGCTGA
- the rsmD gene encoding 16S rRNA (guanine(966)-N(2))-methyltransferase RsmD, which yields MTRVIAGVAGGRRLAVPPGTGTRPTTDRAREGLFSTWQALQGTLDGSRVLDLYAGSGAIGLEALSRGAGHALLVEADARAVRTVRENVKSIGLPGAEVRAGKAAQIVQGGAPTTPYDLVFLDPPYVVTDDDLREILLTLRAGGWLTDDALVTVERSTRGGEFCWPDGFEALRSRRYGEGTFWYGRAASTCDDSVIAP from the coding sequence ATGACCCGCGTGATCGCCGGTGTGGCCGGCGGACGTCGCCTCGCCGTTCCGCCAGGAACCGGCACTCGGCCCACGACCGACCGCGCACGCGAGGGCCTGTTCTCCACCTGGCAGGCCCTGCAGGGCACGCTGGACGGGTCCCGCGTCCTCGACCTGTACGCCGGGTCCGGAGCCATCGGCCTCGAAGCGCTCTCGCGCGGCGCCGGTCACGCCCTGCTCGTCGAGGCCGACGCCCGCGCGGTGCGCACGGTCCGGGAGAACGTGAAGTCGATCGGCCTGCCCGGCGCCGAGGTCAGGGCGGGCAAAGCGGCACAGATCGTGCAGGGCGGCGCCCCCACGACCCCGTACGACCTGGTCTTTCTCGACCCTCCGTACGTCGTCACCGATGACGATCTTCGGGAGATCCTGCTCACACTCCGCGCGGGGGGCTGGCTCACGGACGATGCGCTCGTCACCGTTGAACGCAGTACCAGAGGCGGAGAATTCTGCTGGCCCGACGGCTTCGAGGCACTGAGGTCCCGTCGCTACGGCGAAGGCACGTTTTGGTACGGTCGCGCCGCCTCTACGTGCGACGACTCAGTGATCGCGCCATGA